CATCAGTAGTCATGCAGGCGTTGCGGAATCGGGGCGTAGAAGAGTCTTGTGTGaagatactggaagatatctataacggctgcagAGCAACCACAGTCCttcataaattcagcaataaaattccggtAAGGCAGGGTGTCAGGCGGGGAgccacgatctcaccaatgctgttcagcgcctgtttacaggaggtatttcgctgcctggattgagaacagttggggataagagttaatgaagaatacctaagtatTTTGATAATCGCTGATGACATTTTCTTGCTAACCGAGGAGATGAAGAGCGGGACGGTATGtacaaaaattaacatgcaggaaaccaaactAATCTTCAGAAGTCTCGCAAGGGAGGAGCAGTTCACAATCTGTAGCCTGGtgatggaagtggtaagggaatacttCTACCTAGGGCTCGTGGTGGCCGCTGATCCgaatcatgggggggggggggaaataacGAGATTAATCTGAATGGGGCGGTGTGCATATAGCAGGTCCTCTCatattatgaatggcagtttaccaatatccctcaaaagaaaaggctaatcaaaagggttcagcttaacttaCGGACAACGCAGagaactatggaaagaaaactgataggtgtaaagttaagcgaCCGGaggtgggcagagtgggtgaggcaacaaatgtgcgtaaatgacatcctagtcgaaaccaagagggcAAAATGGGCTTCGgctgggtatgtaatgcgaagaaaagaaaatcgttggtccttaagggtaacgaagtggattccaagagaaagcaaacgtagcagggtattgtcagaaagttaggtgggcagatgagaggAAAAAGTTTGCGGGGTTACGGTGGCCGCGTCTTGCAAAGGACAAGgacaattggagagacatgggagaggcctttccgcTGATCTAGGCGTAGTCAGGCCAGTGATGATAATGAATATGATGGCTTCAACTGTAAGTGCTGCTTAATCAGGGTGGACAGGGCAtggcttctttatttttttttgcctctgtaACGAACGTCAGTCCTGCGCTTCTGGCTTGTTTTACGCTTTTTGCAATACAAGGAATTCGTCATTTAGTCTGATGGTCCCTCGGCACATGAAGTGCTTTTTTGCATCATAGGATCGTCACGGCCGGAGCAGAAAAACTGCCCCGACCGATCATCTCGGAACACAAACTTTTTGTTACATATATTGTACGACGGACGATAGAAAGGGTCAAGACAATGTCACCGAACGACGGACAACTGTAAAGGCGCAGATAGGGAGAACCAGTCTTGGGGGCGCTCTGGGCGGTGCCAGGATGAACGTGGCACAGGTAGGAAACGAAGTTTAATGAGTGCGGCCGGAGTCCCCCGCATCAGGCAGGTGCCCCGGTCCGGTGAGGCCTGACGCCCCGTTGATGCCGGAGACGCCCAAGACGCGGAAGAAAAGCCAATTGCCCTTAAGCCATCAGCCAGCGTCAAACGCATGCAGTTCGGCCAAGACGTACTTTGGCGAGAGGGCACAGCCTGCCCCGAAAGCACGCGCTCAAAGTCCCCCGTACAGGACTTCGAGTCTGGAACAGCGGGCACCCAGGTCCGGTCACCCGGGACGGCAGCCGTCCAGGTCTGGTCACCCGGGGGCTAGAGTATCCACCGGCTCGTAGTCTCTAGAAGAACGGGGCCAGCCAGGCAGTAAAAACACCGTC
This region of Amblyomma americanum isolate KBUSLIRL-KWMA chromosome 5, ASM5285725v1, whole genome shotgun sequence genomic DNA includes:
- the LOC144134655 gene encoding uncharacterized protein LOC144134655 isoform X2, producing MEDDTRTWRLRAGGYSSPRVTRPGRLPSRVTGPGCPLFQTRSPVRGTLSACFRGRLCPLAKNITALFSSQDIPCLKRAGSCAFEAIPNLTVAKLAMSYARRMVG